From one Thalassospira lucentensis genomic stretch:
- a CDS encoding YbjN domain-containing protein → MNDHLEDIGDLGDENPLLLVEDIARTNDWHVERRSDDEVVVEIPAHWCTYLVYFTWREDAEALHIACCYDLFVPEPLRPRIYELLAKCNEQLWLGHFGLWLDENMPLFRHTLLFGGDVPPMVEQFEELIDIAVSECERFFPAFNFVLGQGKTPDEALTHSMLEPVGQA, encoded by the coding sequence ATGAACGACCATCTGGAAGATATCGGCGACCTTGGCGACGAAAACCCGTTGCTGCTTGTCGAAGATATCGCCCGCACTAATGACTGGCACGTGGAACGTCGCAGCGACGATGAAGTCGTTGTCGAAATCCCGGCGCATTGGTGCACGTATCTGGTCTACTTCACCTGGCGCGAAGATGCCGAAGCGCTTCACATTGCCTGCTGCTATGATCTGTTCGTGCCCGAACCTCTCCGTCCGCGCATCTATGAATTGCTGGCAAAGTGCAATGAACAGCTTTGGCTCGGCCATTTCGGATTGTGGCTGGATGAAAACATGCCACTGTTCCGCCATACGCTTTTGTTCGGCGGCGATGTACCACCGATGGTCGAACAGTTCGAAGAACTGATTGATATCGCCGTTTCCGAATGCGAACGCTTTTTCCCGGCCTTCAACTTCGTTCTGGGTCAGGGTAAAACCCCGGACGAGGCATTGACCCATTCGATGCTGGAACCTGTTGGACAGGCATAG
- a CDS encoding phasin family protein: MTAAKKATNPFFDLDFTKYTADFKIPGVDVNEMMAFQRKNVEALTKANKVAFDGFQAVAQRQSEIFKTLLDKVQTQGKDFAATPADNPMAAAAKQTEAAKAAYEEALANAKELSGLVSKSQEEALALLQTRFTESLDEFKSAIEKTATAK; this comes from the coding sequence ATGACCGCCGCAAAAAAGGCAACCAACCCGTTCTTCGATCTCGACTTCACCAAATACACCGCGGATTTCAAGATTCCGGGTGTCGACGTGAACGAGATGATGGCGTTTCAGCGCAAAAACGTTGAAGCCCTGACCAAAGCCAACAAGGTAGCCTTCGACGGTTTCCAGGCTGTTGCTCAGCGTCAGAGCGAAATTTTCAAAACGCTGCTGGATAAAGTTCAGACCCAGGGCAAGGATTTCGCTGCTACTCCTGCTGACAACCCGATGGCTGCTGCTGCAAAGCAGACCGAAGCTGCGAAAGCCGCTTACGAAGAAGCCCTCGCAAATGCCAAGGAACTGTCTGGTCTGGTAAGCAAGTCCCAGGAAGAAGCTCTTGCTCTTCTGCAGACCCGCTTTACCGAATCTCTCGACGAGTTCAAGTCGGCGATCGAAAAGACCGCCACTGCGAAATAA
- a CDS encoding TetR/AcrR family transcriptional regulator has product MPAKKDPQTRLIDAAMDLAAAGRWHDVTMIDIAQSAGVDIGVAFDHFKSKADILRQFVRRIDRIVLADLDPADFNEPGHDRLIAVMMARFDALAPYRPALRSIVASGGDLGPTDTLRAIKTHFGSMRWMLDASGFTTGGLRGSLRVAGMGTIYARCFKQWLVDETADFGPTMAALDRALARGSEWDKRIGTGISRLSRACGKIQKKCDRFAQKCRRADHAEQTSPSAENNSTAP; this is encoded by the coding sequence ATGCCGGCAAAGAAAGACCCGCAAACCAGACTGATTGATGCAGCCATGGATTTGGCCGCAGCCGGACGCTGGCATGACGTCACCATGATCGACATCGCGCAATCGGCAGGTGTCGATATCGGGGTTGCGTTTGATCATTTCAAAAGCAAGGCCGATATCCTGCGCCAGTTCGTGCGCAGGATCGACCGGATCGTTCTTGCCGATCTTGATCCCGCCGATTTCAACGAGCCCGGTCATGATCGCCTGATCGCGGTGATGATGGCGCGGTTTGATGCGCTGGCACCCTATCGCCCGGCACTTCGCTCCATCGTCGCCAGCGGCGGTGACCTCGGCCCGACTGACACACTGCGTGCGATCAAGACCCATTTCGGCTCGATGCGCTGGATGCTTGATGCCAGCGGCTTCACCACTGGTGGTCTGCGTGGCAGCCTGCGTGTAGCCGGGATGGGAACGATTTATGCCCGGTGCTTCAAACAATGGCTCGTTGATGAAACCGCCGATTTCGGACCAACCATGGCCGCCCTTGATCGAGCATTGGCACGCGGCAGTGAATGGGACAAACGCATTGGCACCGGCATTTCCCGACTAAGCCGGGCTTGCGGAAAAATTCAGAAAAAATGTGACCGGTTTGCACAAAAATGTCGCCGTGCCGATCACGCCGAACAGACATCCCCGTCGGCTGAAAATAACAGTACAGCACCCTAA
- the pgeF gene encoding peptidoglycan editing factor PgeF, with the protein MSSQTTRGIERNSDGLMWIEAESLQNKDGLRHGFLTRKGGVSDGIHSGLNVGFGSDDSRERVAENRARAAKAFGTKADRLTTVYQVHGIDVAVLKRPLDREEAPKADAMVTDRPDVMLGILTADCTPVLFHDAKAGVIGACHSGWRGSFAGISEATVTAMEKLGASRDSISAVVGPCIARPSYEVDAKFRDTILSGPAGDEDLFDPSVRDGHFMFDLPEYVRRRTMVTGIKAVELVARDTLAEEELFYSYRRTTLRGEPDYGRQLSAIMLTGS; encoded by the coding sequence ATGTCCAGCCAGACGACCCGTGGAATTGAACGCAATTCTGATGGCCTGATGTGGATTGAGGCCGAAAGCCTGCAGAATAAAGATGGCCTGCGTCATGGTTTCCTGACTCGCAAGGGCGGGGTGAGTGACGGCATCCATAGCGGACTAAATGTCGGTTTCGGATCCGATGACAGCCGTGAACGGGTTGCGGAAAATCGCGCACGTGCAGCAAAGGCATTCGGTACGAAGGCCGACCGTCTAACCACAGTTTATCAGGTGCACGGGATTGATGTCGCGGTGCTAAAACGCCCGCTTGATCGCGAAGAAGCGCCCAAGGCCGACGCGATGGTAACCGACCGGCCTGATGTGATGTTGGGTATCCTGACTGCCGACTGCACACCTGTTTTGTTTCATGATGCAAAGGCCGGTGTGATCGGGGCGTGCCATTCGGGATGGCGCGGATCGTTTGCCGGGATATCCGAGGCAACCGTCACTGCCATGGAAAAACTAGGCGCGTCGCGTGATAGTATATCGGCTGTGGTTGGGCCGTGCATTGCGCGCCCGTCATACGAAGTCGATGCCAAGTTCCGCGATACGATATTGTCGGGACCAGCCGGGGACGAGGATCTTTTTGATCCATCAGTACGCGATGGTCATTTCATGTTCGATCTGCCGGAATATGTGCGTCGCCGGACCATGGTGACCGGTATTAAAGCCGTCGAACTGGTGGCACGCGATACCCTTGCCGAAGAAGAATTGTTTTACAGCTATCGCCGGACGACGCTTCGCGGCGAACCCGATTACGGACGGCAGTTATCAGCGATCATGCTGACCGGTTCCTGA
- the pth gene encoding aminoacyl-tRNA hydrolase has protein sequence MLLVIGLGNPGSGYAANRHNIGFMAADELVRRHSFGPWRKKFQGQLSEGEVNGQKVLVLKPETFMNLSGQSVGEVLRFYKIPIEDVIVLHDELDLPPGKLRVKRGGGHGGHNGLRSIDAHCGKEYRRVRLGIGHPGEKERVHGHVLGDFSKAEQNGWLMALLDGVALEFPRLVKGDDGGFMSKVSHIVSPPKPKAEKKRKPAAAGEQLADAVKEGDGKIEDKGASDAPEVEGKPDTPVSNAATAMAQALARAFNKKK, from the coding sequence ATGTTACTGGTGATTGGATTGGGGAACCCGGGTTCGGGATATGCCGCCAATCGCCACAATATCGGCTTTATGGCGGCGGACGAACTCGTCCGCCGTCATTCTTTTGGCCCCTGGCGCAAGAAATTTCAGGGGCAATTGTCCGAAGGTGAAGTGAACGGTCAAAAAGTTCTGGTGTTAAAGCCTGAAACTTTCATGAACCTTTCAGGGCAAAGTGTTGGTGAAGTCCTGCGTTTTTACAAAATTCCGATCGAAGACGTTATTGTCCTGCATGACGAGCTGGATCTTCCACCGGGCAAGCTGCGCGTCAAACGCGGCGGCGGCCATGGCGGGCATAACGGATTGCGATCCATCGACGCCCATTGTGGCAAGGAATATCGCCGCGTGCGGCTTGGCATTGGCCATCCCGGAGAAAAGGAACGTGTTCACGGGCATGTTCTGGGCGATTTTTCCAAGGCCGAACAGAACGGCTGGCTTATGGCGCTGCTGGATGGTGTCGCGCTTGAATTCCCGCGTCTCGTCAAGGGGGACGACGGCGGCTTTATGAGCAAGGTTTCGCACATTGTCTCGCCGCCAAAACCCAAGGCCGAGAAAAAGCGGAAACCGGCTGCGGCGGGTGAACAATTGGCCGACGCTGTAAAAGAAGGCGACGGCAAGATCGAAGATAAAGGTGCGTCTGACGCGCCGGAGGTCGAAGGCAAGCCCGACACCCCGGTCAGCAACGCCGCAACCGCCATGGCGCAGGCACTGGCACGCGCCTTTAACAAAAAAAAATAG
- a CDS encoding 50S ribosomal protein L25/general stress protein Ctc encodes MANTVITAEIRERAGKGAARAVRRAGMVPGVIYGAKQEPVLFQIDPRPLNKLLHKQGFFSHILDVKIGKETYEVLPRDVQFDKVTDAPIHVDFLRFAKGQTMTVEVPVRFVNEEKSPGLKKGGVLNIVRHDVEVECAPSAIPEELVFDLTGVEVGDSIHISAIKLPKGVELTITDRDFTVATVAAPSALKSEENAESDDDEEATEE; translated from the coding sequence ATGGCAAACACTGTTATCACTGCGGAAATCCGTGAACGGGCCGGAAAGGGGGCCGCCCGTGCCGTGCGTCGTGCCGGTATGGTCCCTGGTGTCATTTACGGAGCAAAACAGGAACCTGTTCTGTTCCAGATTGACCCGCGTCCGCTCAACAAACTTCTGCACAAGCAGGGTTTCTTCTCGCACATTCTTGATGTCAAGATTGGCAAAGAAACCTACGAAGTCCTGCCACGCGACGTACAGTTCGACAAAGTGACGGATGCGCCGATCCATGTCGACTTCCTGCGTTTCGCAAAAGGTCAGACCATGACCGTTGAAGTCCCGGTTCGCTTCGTTAACGAAGAGAAATCCCCGGGTCTGAAAAAAGGCGGCGTTCTGAACATCGTTCGTCACGATGTCGAAGTCGAATGCGCACCGAGTGCCATTCCGGAAGAACTCGTCTTCGATCTGACTGGTGTCGAAGTTGGCGACTCGATTCACATTTCGGCGATCAAACTGCCGAAAGGTGTCGAACTCACCATTACCGACCGTGACTTCACGGTTGCGACTGTTGCTGCTCCGTCTGCGCTGAAATCGGAAGAAAATGCCGAAAGCGACGACGACGAAGAAGCGACCGAAGAATAA
- a CDS encoding tRNA-binding protein, with the protein MSEISFDDFLKVDIRVGTVVDAQEFPEARRPALKLWVDFGPEIGTRKTSAQITKYYTPESLIGRQVAGVVNFPQKQVGPFMSEFLCLGFPDGEDDKGIVLIAPERNVPNGGRLF; encoded by the coding sequence ATGAGCGAGATCAGTTTTGACGACTTCCTGAAAGTGGATATCCGTGTCGGGACCGTCGTCGATGCCCAGGAATTCCCCGAAGCCCGCCGCCCGGCCTTAAAGCTCTGGGTGGATTTCGGACCGGAAATCGGTACCCGGAAGACATCGGCTCAGATCACCAAATATTACACGCCCGAAAGCTTGATCGGGCGTCAGGTTGCCGGTGTGGTCAACTTCCCCCAAAAACAGGTCGGCCCTTTCATGTCCGAATTCCTCTGCCTCGGCTTCCCCGATGGCGAGGACGACAAAGGCATTGTCCTGATCGCGCCGGAGCGCAACGTTCCCAATGGCGGGCGTCTGTTCTAG
- the ychF gene encoding redox-regulated ATPase YchF: protein MGFKCGIVGLPNVGKSTLFNALTQTAAAEAANFPFCTIEPNTGRVSVPDERLDKIAAIGKSATIIPTQLEFVDIAGLVRGASKGEGLGNQFLANIRETDAIVHVLRCFEDGDITHVEGSVDPVRDAETIETELMLADMDSLEKRVTGLQKRAKGGDKDAKLSLELIERTLEALREGKPARVVEINNEDEAKAFRMLQLLTSKPVLYACNVDEDSAADGNALSAKVAEMAASQGARSVVISAAIESEVALLDSAEDKKEFLEGLGLEETGLARVIREGYKLLNLLTFFTVGPKEARAWTVHSGATAPNAAGVIHTDFERGFIKAETIAYDDFIAFNGEAGARDNGKLRQEGKTYIVKDGDIFHFKFNV, encoded by the coding sequence ATGGGATTCAAATGCGGTATTGTCGGTCTGCCCAACGTTGGTAAATCGACCCTGTTTAACGCCCTGACACAGACGGCTGCTGCCGAGGCAGCGAACTTCCCGTTCTGTACCATCGAACCGAACACCGGTCGGGTCAGCGTCCCTGATGAACGCCTTGACAAGATTGCAGCCATCGGCAAGTCGGCGACCATCATCCCGACCCAGCTTGAATTCGTTGATATCGCGGGTCTGGTGCGCGGTGCTTCGAAGGGCGAGGGGCTTGGCAACCAGTTCCTGGCCAATATCCGCGAAACCGATGCGATCGTGCATGTTCTGCGGTGCTTCGAAGACGGCGACATCACCCATGTCGAAGGTTCGGTCGATCCCGTACGCGATGCGGAAACCATCGAAACCGAATTGATGCTGGCCGATATGGACAGCCTTGAAAAGCGCGTTACCGGCCTTCAGAAACGTGCCAAGGGTGGCGATAAAGACGCCAAGCTGTCGCTGGAACTGATCGAACGTACGCTTGAAGCTCTGCGCGAAGGCAAGCCGGCCCGTGTTGTTGAAATCAACAACGAAGACGAAGCCAAGGCGTTTCGCATGTTGCAGCTTCTGACCAGCAAGCCGGTCCTTTATGCCTGCAACGTCGACGAAGACAGTGCGGCCGATGGCAATGCGCTTTCGGCCAAGGTTGCCGAAATGGCCGCTTCTCAGGGTGCGCGTTCGGTCGTGATTTCAGCCGCGATTGAGTCCGAAGTTGCCCTTCTCGATAGTGCCGAAGACAAGAAAGAATTCCTCGAAGGCCTTGGTCTTGAAGAAACCGGTCTGGCGCGTGTTATTCGCGAAGGCTACAAGCTGCTGAACCTTTTGACCTTCTTCACCGTTGGCCCGAAAGAGGCACGCGCATGGACGGTTCATTCTGGCGCAACCGCCCCGAACGCGGCTGGCGTGATCCATACGGATTTTGAACGCGGTTTCATCAAGGCCGAAACCATCGCCTATGACGATTTCATCGCATTTAACGGTGAAGCCGGTGCGCGTGATAACGGTAAGCTGCGTCAGGAAGGCAAGACCTACATCGTCAAGGACGGTGACATCTTCCACTTTAAATTCAACGTCTAA
- a CDS encoding accessory factor UbiK family protein, giving the protein MQINNRILDDLTRVTNSALGTMTGMKGEIDALVRQQFEKILAGMDMVTREEFDVVHDVAIRAAERIDGLEARIAELEQRLAKAEKPVAKTAPKRASSKPAAKKDA; this is encoded by the coding sequence ATGCAGATCAATAACCGTATTCTTGACGACCTGACCCGTGTCACCAATTCCGCACTGGGCACCATGACCGGCATGAAGGGCGAGATCGATGCACTTGTCCGTCAGCAGTTTGAAAAGATTCTGGCCGGTATGGATATGGTTACACGCGAAGAATTTGACGTCGTGCACGATGTCGCGATCCGTGCTGCCGAACGTATTGACGGCCTCGAAGCCAGAATTGCCGAACTTGAACAACGTCTGGCAAAGGCCGAGAAACCGGTGGCAAAAACGGCTCCCAAACGCGCCAGCAGCAAACCGGCTGCAAAAAAAGACGCATAA
- a CDS encoding class I SAM-dependent methyltransferase: MTGTSDKPLLDHLKRRIALDGPITIADFMNEALAHPEHGYYRKQDPFGRKGDFITAPEISQMFGELIGLWAAVTWQQMGSPRKVNLVELGPGRGTLMADALRAVRNVPGLSDALTVRFVETSPVLRTHQQTAIMPYGIPATWHEAFDDIPSGGNAPMIVIGNEFFDALPIRQFERASHGWSERLVGVDANTGELGFVRGAATPVTDALVPATLRGTAKPGDIFESCPAAIAIADQVARRLNEAGGAALFIDYGHPHSAFGDTLQALKDHKYHPVLEQPGDADLTAHVDFAAIGRAMLEADARIGAVLTQGTFLRMLGIEQRAELLKENADDAQARSIDAALARLIDADQMGTLFKVLIGYGRETAPPPCVSGAEG; this comes from the coding sequence GTGACCGGGACTTCCGACAAACCATTGCTCGACCATTTGAAACGGCGGATCGCGCTTGACGGGCCGATCACGATTGCCGATTTCATGAACGAGGCGTTGGCCCATCCCGAGCACGGCTATTACCGCAAACAGGACCCGTTCGGACGCAAGGGCGATTTCATTACCGCACCCGAAATCAGCCAGATGTTTGGCGAACTTATAGGGCTGTGGGCGGCGGTAACGTGGCAGCAGATGGGAAGCCCGCGCAAGGTCAACCTTGTGGAACTGGGACCGGGGCGTGGCACATTGATGGCCGATGCCCTGCGCGCGGTGCGTAATGTACCGGGGCTTTCCGATGCGTTAACCGTGCGGTTTGTTGAAACTAGTCCGGTCCTTAGAACCCATCAGCAAACCGCGATCATGCCCTATGGCATTCCGGCAACCTGGCACGAGGCATTTGACGATATTCCGTCGGGCGGCAATGCGCCGATGATTGTGATCGGCAACGAGTTTTTCGATGCCCTGCCAATTCGTCAGTTTGAACGCGCATCTCATGGCTGGTCCGAACGGCTGGTCGGTGTGGATGCAAATACAGGCGAACTTGGGTTCGTGCGCGGAGCGGCAACGCCGGTGACCGATGCGCTGGTTCCGGCGACCCTGCGCGGAACCGCAAAGCCCGGCGATATTTTCGAAAGCTGCCCGGCGGCGATTGCGATTGCCGATCAGGTCGCGCGCCGTCTGAACGAGGCTGGCGGGGCGGCATTGTTTATCGATTACGGCCATCCGCATAGCGCGTTTGGCGACACTTTGCAGGCGCTTAAGGACCATAAATATCATCCGGTTCTCGAACAGCCCGGTGATGCGGATCTGACCGCGCATGTCGATTTTGCTGCTATCGGACGGGCGATGCTTGAGGCAGATGCGCGGATCGGGGCGGTTCTGACCCAGGGTACGTTCCTTAGGATGCTGGGGATAGAACAGCGTGCCGAACTTTTGAAAGAGAATGCCGATGACGCGCAGGCGAGGTCGATTGACGCGGCCCTTGCGCGCCTGATTGATGCCGATCAGATGGGAACACTTTTTAAAGTGCTGATCGGATATGGTCGCGAAACTGCACCGCCGCCCTGTGTTAGCGGCGCCGAGGGATAA
- the rfaD gene encoding ADP-glyceromanno-heptose 6-epimerase, which produces MLIVTGGAGFIGSNIVVALEERGETDIVVVDRLRDGIKWKNIAKRNLRDIVHPDDLPAFLEAHNNDVDAIFHMGAISATTERDADKIVQNNYKLTTWLWEWCARHSSRLIYASSAATYGDGKQGFDDSFDQADLAKLAPLNAYGWSKHATDRRFRTILDQNGFRPKQWAGLKFFNVYGPNEYHKGGMRSVVSQMFDKLSAGETATLFKSHHPDYEDGGQLRDFVWVGDVVDIIMWLYDNPQVSDLFNVGTGKARSFKDLALSVFSAIGKEPDIQYVPTPESIRDKYQYFTEANMAKLRARGYGANMTPLEEGVRQYIQDYLVTEDPFR; this is translated from the coding sequence ATGCTGATCGTAACCGGAGGAGCCGGATTTATCGGGTCCAATATCGTGGTGGCCCTTGAAGAACGCGGCGAAACCGACATTGTGGTTGTTGATCGCCTGCGCGACGGGATCAAATGGAAAAACATCGCCAAGCGTAATCTGCGCGATATCGTGCATCCGGATGATCTTCCGGCGTTCCTTGAAGCGCATAATAACGACGTTGACGCGATTTTCCACATGGGCGCGATTTCGGCCACGACCGAACGCGACGCGGACAAGATCGTACAGAACAATTACAAGCTGACGACATGGCTTTGGGAATGGTGCGCACGGCATTCGTCACGTTTGATCTATGCGTCGTCGGCGGCGACCTATGGCGATGGCAAGCAGGGCTTTGACGACAGTTTCGATCAGGCCGATCTGGCAAAACTGGCACCGCTTAATGCCTATGGCTGGTCGAAACATGCAACCGATCGCCGGTTCCGGACCATCCTTGATCAGAACGGTTTCCGACCGAAACAGTGGGCCGGACTTAAATTCTTTAACGTCTATGGCCCGAACGAATATCACAAGGGCGGCATGCGGTCGGTAGTGTCACAGATGTTTGACAAGCTTTCGGCGGGTGAAACCGCAACCCTTTTCAAATCGCACCATCCCGATTACGAGGATGGCGGGCAGCTTCGCGATTTTGTCTGGGTCGGGGATGTTGTCGACATCATCATGTGGCTTTACGACAATCCGCAGGTCAGTGACCTGTTTAATGTTGGGACTGGCAAGGCGCGTAGCTTCAAGGATCTGGCACTTTCGGTGTTTAGCGCGATCGGCAAGGAACCCGATATCCAGTACGTGCCAACCCCCGAAAGCATCCGCGACAAATACCAGTATTTCACCGAGGCCAATATGGCCAAGCTGCGTGCGCGCGGATACGGAGCGAACATGACCCCGCTTGAAGAAGGGGTGCGTCAATATATTCAGGATTACCTCGTGACCGAGGACCCGTTCCGTTAA
- a CDS encoding ribose-phosphate pyrophosphokinase, which yields MKILACNSNRPLSEAIADHLNLPLTRADLKRFSDQEIWCEIQENVRGEDVFVIQSTSFPANDHLMELLVVLDALRRGSARRITAVLPYFGYARQDRKSGPRTPISAKLVANLITVAGADRVLTMDLHAGQIQGFFDIPLDNLFASPVLTSDIRNKFEGQKLVIVSPDVGGVARARSVAKRLDAELAIIDKRRPQAGVSEVMHVIGDVKDAACILVDDIVDSAGTLCNAATALKERGAASVAAYVSHGVLSGPAVERIANSPMTEVVTTNSIKASEAVRGCSKIRQLPIAPLMAEAIRRISEEKSVSVLFD from the coding sequence ATGAAGATCCTCGCTTGTAACAGCAACCGCCCGCTGTCTGAGGCTATTGCTGATCACTTGAACCTGCCGCTGACCCGTGCAGATCTCAAGCGATTCTCCGATCAGGAAATCTGGTGTGAAATACAGGAAAACGTCCGCGGTGAGGACGTTTTTGTCATTCAGAGCACCTCTTTCCCTGCAAACGACCATCTGATGGAACTTCTGGTGGTTCTTGATGCACTGCGCCGTGGTTCGGCCCGTCGTATCACTGCCGTTCTTCCGTATTTCGGTTATGCGCGCCAAGATCGTAAATCGGGTCCCCGTACCCCGATTTCGGCCAAACTGGTTGCCAACCTGATCACGGTTGCCGGTGCAGACCGCGTTCTGACCATGGACCTTCATGCCGGTCAGATTCAGGGCTTCTTCGATATTCCGCTCGATAACCTGTTTGCGTCCCCGGTACTGACCAGCGACATCCGCAACAAGTTCGAAGGCCAGAAACTGGTGATCGTCAGCCCTGACGTCGGTGGTGTGGCACGTGCGCGTTCCGTTGCAAAACGTCTGGATGCGGAACTGGCGATCATCGACAAACGTCGCCCGCAGGCCGGTGTGTCGGAAGTCATGCATGTTATCGGTGACGTCAAGGATGCTGCCTGCATTCTGGTTGACGACATCGTTGATTCGGCAGGGACCCTTTGCAATGCGGCGACCGCCCTTAAAGAGCGCGGTGCGGCATCGGTTGCGGCCTATGTTTCGCATGGCGTTCTGTCGGGCCCGGCTGTTGAACGTATCGCCAATTCGCCAATGACCGAGGTTGTGACGACGAACTCGATCAAGGCGTCTGAAGCGGTACGTGGCTGCTCGAAAATTCGTCAGCTTCCGATTGCGCCTTTGATGGCCGAAGCCATTCGTCGAATTTCGGAAGAAAAATCTGTTTCCGTTCTTTTCGATTGA
- the lgt gene encoding prolipoprotein diacylglyceryl transferase — MMLSLAFPAIDPIAISIGPIAIRWYALAYIAGLLLGWRYVVYYCTKTPNIMSKRDIDDLLFWATLGVILGGRLGYILFYNLEYYIENPANILKVWQGGMAFHGGFMGVIVAIILFARKRGISILAVLDAAAVATPIGLFFGRIANFINGELFGRVTDSPLGMVFPHGGPEPRHPSQLYEAALEGLILFIVLFALSRSAYVRHRPGILGGTFVAGYGISRIIVEFFRQPDAQLGFLTFGATMGQLLSIPMVLVGVGGIIYAMKAAPIETRKLPKDDQAKDGQKA; from the coding sequence CTGATGCTAAGCCTAGCCTTTCCGGCGATTGATCCGATCGCGATCTCTATCGGTCCGATTGCAATCCGCTGGTATGCCCTTGCCTATATTGCCGGGTTGCTGCTTGGCTGGCGTTATGTCGTCTATTACTGCACCAAGACGCCCAATATCATGAGCAAACGCGACATCGATGATTTGCTTTTCTGGGCGACGCTTGGCGTCATTCTTGGCGGACGGCTGGGATATATCCTGTTTTACAATCTGGAATATTACATTGAAAACCCGGCCAATATCCTGAAGGTGTGGCAGGGTGGCATGGCGTTCCATGGCGGGTTCATGGGCGTGATCGTTGCGATCATCCTGTTTGCGCGTAAACGCGGTATTTCCATTCTGGCGGTGCTGGATGCGGCGGCGGTGGCAACCCCGATCGGGCTGTTTTTCGGGCGGATCGCCAATTTCATCAATGGCGAGCTGTTTGGCCGTGTAACTGATTCCCCGCTTGGCATGGTGTTCCCGCATGGCGGGCCGGAACCACGCCACCCCAGCCAGCTTTACGAGGCAGCGCTTGAAGGTCTGATCCTGTTTATCGTCCTGTTCGCCCTGTCGCGTAGCGCCTATGTCCGCCATCGTCCGGGGATACTTGGCGGAACGTTCGTCGCCGGTTATGGCATTTCGCGCATCATCGTCGAGTTTTTCCGTCAACCAGATGCACAGCTTGGTTTCCTGACATTCGGGGCAACCATGGGGCAGTTGTTGTCGATCCCGATGGTTCTTGTCGGGGTGGGTGGCATTATCTATGCGATGAAAGCCGCACCGATTGAAACACGGAAACTTCCGAAAGACGATCAGGCAAAAGACGGACAGAAGGCGTGA
- the proC gene encoding pyrroline-5-carboxylate reductase, with the protein MNTRLLLVGCGKMGSAMLEGWLAKGLKSDNVYIVEQAEAAEKLSTRYGVHGITDVTEVPQDFIPQVILFAVKPQVLPDVIDGYKPLVRAETVFLSVAAGKTIDFFAGHLGETARIVRAMPNTPAAVSRGMTVMCPTDNVSQAQRDMCETLLATVGMVSWVSDESLMDAVTALSGSGPAYIFHLVEAMAQAGEAAGLPADQAMMLARQTVVGAGFLLDASEETASTLRENVTSPGGTTAAALSVLMDAQNGLPDLMTRAVEAARKRSVELAG; encoded by the coding sequence ATGAATACGCGTCTATTGCTGGTCGGCTGTGGCAAAATGGGCAGTGCCATGCTGGAAGGCTGGCTGGCCAAAGGGCTTAAATCGGACAATGTCTATATTGTAGAACAGGCCGAAGCCGCCGAAAAACTGTCAACCCGCTATGGCGTTCATGGCATTACCGATGTCACCGAAGTCCCTCAGGATTTCATCCCGCAGGTGATCCTGTTTGCGGTCAAGCCGCAGGTCCTGCCCGATGTGATCGACGGTTACAAACCGCTGGTTCGTGCCGAAACGGTCTTCCTGTCGGTTGCCGCTGGCAAAACCATCGACTTCTTTGCCGGTCACCTGGGCGAGACTGCGCGCATCGTTCGTGCCATGCCCAATACCCCGGCTGCCGTATCGCGTGGCATGACCGTAATGTGCCCGACCGACAATGTCAGCCAGGCACAACGCGACATGTGCGAAACGCTTCTGGCCACCGTCGGCATGGTTTCGTGGGTAAGTGATGAAAGCCTGATGGATGCGGTCACAGCCCTTTCGGGTAGTGGGCCTGCCTATATCTTCCATCTGGTCGAAGCCATGGCCCAGGCTGGTGAGGCTGCCGGTCTTCCTGCCGATCAGGCAATGATGCTGGCGCGCCAGACGGTTGTCGGTGCAGGCTTCCTTCTGGATGCCAGCGAGGAAACCGCATCCACCCTGCGCGAAAATGTCACAAGCCCTGGCGGCACCACGGCCGCCGCTCTTTCGGTACTGATGGATGCGCAGAACGGCCTGCCCGACCTGATGACCCGTGCGGTAGAAGCCGCCCGGAAACGTTCCGTCGAACTGGCGGGATAA